The region TCTAGTTTTGCGCCCCTTTTCCACACTAAAATCCACACTCCGCGCCATAGTCCCTTTGCTCAATTCCCCCTGTTTCCCCCAAAACTCCAAAAAGGGACGGACAGAAAGTACGATATCGAGTTTCCGAGCGGTTCCACGATAGGGTGTGCCTTGTAATATCCGGCTGTTGTGCTCGCCCCATCGCACCAGAACATAAAGGACGCAAACTCCTAGCGCGAAGCGGTGTGCATCGATAGCGAAACCAGCGCTCTAAAACGGGAATCATGGATTTGAAAGACAAAGCCGCCCTTGTGACCGGGGCAGCCACCGGATTGGGGCGAGCCATTAGTGAGGAATTGCTTAAGCATGGAGTGAAGGTAAGTACTCCTTGGAGGAGAGGATGTGCAGTGGCCGTGGAGCCGCGTTAATGCTGTATCTGTAATTGATGTAGGTGCTGATTTGTGATCTGGATTCGGATGCCGGTATGCTGACCGTTGAGCAGCTGGAGAAACAGTATGGATCCCGAGTGCTGTTTCGTTACTGTGATGTCACGGATTGTTCGCAGTTCGAAGGTGAGTCAATCGGGCCCAGTACTGCGTGCCATGTCTTATCGAGATTTTCCACACACCCTTTCCTTCCAGAGGCATTTGAGTACGCCACGAGCACGTTTCAAAAGGTCGACATAGTGATAAACAACGCCGAGATAATGAACGACAACTTTTGGGAGCTGGAAGTGGACGTTAACCTGAATGGTGTGATTCGAGGCACATTGTTGGCACAAAAGTTCATGGGAAAACCGAACGGCGCCGGTGGATTGCTCGTTAATATCGGATCCAGTGTCAGTGTCACACCGCAACTTTGTACTCCGATTTACACGGCCACCAAGCATGCCATCCTGGGGCTGACAAAGGCTGTCGGAGATCCTTTCCACTACAACAGCACAAAGCTAAGGGCCTTCGCATACTGCCCGGGGCCTATGGAGAGCTCTTCCTCGCACAAAAAGCGCTTCATGCTCCCGGCCTACGATAAAGCCAAAGACCACGACATGACGGGTGTGCAGCTGCAAACGTAAGACAATCTAAAAGCGACGGTTTGATGGAGGATTTTAACAGCATCCCTTTTTATTTGTTACAGGGTTGAACATGTTGCCAAAGAATTGATACCACTACTCAAGAAGGCTCAAACGGGGTCCATTTGGATGGTCGACGGTGGCAAACCAGCGAAAGAGATTCCGTTCAGCAGTTTGGGATAGGATGCCCTGCCGGGACTTTGGTGTAGGCTTCAGCAAGGCCATAACGAACGCCACATCTCATCTAATCATAACGCATCAACTTGATAATCCTAGCTGCGCTCTGCAGTCTCATTTCGAACACGCAAACCAACTCTGATATCGCTAAGCCATCTTCTTGTGTCCTCAACACCATCCTGCTATATAGTTAAGGCAATTCATACACTCAAGTATTATTATCAAAACATCTTCGTAGACATCGCTTCTCGCATGATCCATCGATATCTCTGTACACAAACCATCGCATAAGACCATGCTGGCCACCGTACCATTttgaaggtgctgctgcgctccCAATATGCTTTCGCGTTTATCCCAACAGCATAACAATTGTGTTGCATTTCGATGTGACAAAAACCATTTGAGAAAAATTTACGCTTTATTCGTAACATTTGAGGTACAGGATGCTAATTTTGTAAAACATGGTTGGCAAATAGGGAAGTAGAGGGGTTCACAACCCTACCAATAAAAGTAAGACAACTAGAAACATCCTCAAACAACGTGCAATcggtttctattttttaatttccaacATATACAGCGTGCTAGGCCTGTGACAGGAAGGATCTTCCATTTTCCGCGATCGAGTGACGGCGTTATCTGAATGCAATTATTCTGTAATCaattaccatcatcatgctctcCATTTGTCCTTCTATTGTTCCCATCATGAGGGAATAACTggttcttcattttcactaaATTGCAAAATCCAACCGCCGATTTTCAAAAACCACCTTTTTATGCTGGGTGGGCAGAAAACGTCAAATTCACCACCATTGAAGACCTTCGCCATCTCTTCCTCAATAAAAAGTATAATCGAATTAActttttgaagaaggaattgaattttatgttattATATACTTTAACGGGACATTTTATCATATAAGCAGAAGCACTTATTAAACTACATATACAGCAAAAACATTGATTCACCACGTCATATTGAAGAGATGGTGCAGGCCTCAAATGTTGGTcgggtttgttttgaatttgcacgcttgttttgtttgaaatttgcGTTTCGCGAAAGAATGGCTGAAATCGAGGCGATAATTTCGCGGCAAGGAGCGGTGCACACGCTCAAGGAAACTGTGGTCGCTGGGGACATGAAAGACTTGATCGCCAGTCTCAAGAATATCAAAGGATCAACGAACGAACTCCTCACCAAGTTCGTGCAGGAAGACGCTACCAAACCGGGCGCACGTGCAACCAAATCGCCTGGTAAGGATATGGGAGCGCAGAACTTCACGACGAAATTCACTAACGAAAAGCTACTTTTGCAGATTGCGATGAAGAGGGCGATGAAGAGGACAGCGACGAACCGGATGCAAGCGAAGAAACACCCCAGAAGCGTGCCAAAACGTGACGCACCAAAGGAAACGCCCGTGTTTGCGCATGCATTCCGATTCGCTTTCGGTTGCTAGGTAGATTgttatgtttcctttttgcggAGAAGCAGATTCATCGGAATAAAATGATTTGGTCACTTCCCACGGTAAATCTGTGACGATGTGCGATCTATCTATGCCCAAGTTTCACTCGACCGAATCATCCGAAAGTGAGGATGTCACCGATACCACCACGCGAGGTAAGCCCAATCCGTTTGTGATACTATCGGAATGTGTAAATCATCTCTTACATACTCTATCTAGCTTCGACAGCGGAATCCAACAGCCAGCTGGGCCCCAAGGCTGTGTTTAATGAGATGGAAAGTGCGatgatcaacatcatcatcgaggaGGCCACCTACAAGCTGATCGTAATCAATCGCGATGGAGATAAGACTAGCGCACCGATTGTTCGGAAGCCTCCGATGCACGTGCGCTTTGATCCATCCTACAAGAACCAACTACTGAGCGAAAACATGGTCGTCGACCAAGCGATGGGAAAGATGATTTTAGTTAAACTGCAGAATGATGTGTAAGTGTATCTGCGATGATTCACGATATTTATCCATCTATggctaattttattttaatcttttttagATCAAATTTACGTAAATTGCTATCCGATACGCATACGGAAATGGCTGAATTCGGGAGCTTCGAAACACTACAAACCTTCATGGACAACGACATCCAAAGCGAGCAGGAAGAGCTGATCCTCATACGAGACAGCATACTGAATGAGAAGAAGCTGAAATCGTTGCAAACACAGCTGGAGGGTGTTAACCGGGAGTGCAAAAATGTGCTCAAACATCTCGATGACGAGATCTTCGATTTGGAGACGAAAGTTAAGGATGCACGGATCGAGAATGAGGTGAAATCGAAGCTGGTGCAGCAGTGGGAACGAACTCGCCACGAACAGGCACGCATCATTATTCAGAGCAAGGAGAACGAGCTGCTATCGTCGTCGAAGCAGACGAAAGATAACATCGACCGGGAGCTTCGATTGAAGATGGAAATTGATGGTAAGACGAGTACTCCGGTAGCTCTGCACATTCATATGCAttcattcgtttcgttgttccgctttcgattttcttcaGTTTACATCAATTACTGTATAGATCAGATCAGTGAAAAGATCGCGTTCTGGACGGACAAGTATCAACGGGAAATCAAGGCGCTCGATGCGCAAATCGCCGAGCACCGGGACAAGATCGTGAACCTAAAGGTACAGTTTGAAGAGATGACGATACTGTTCAAGCATCGCGAGAAGGATTTAAAGATTTGTGCCGAGTTCATGAAGGAGCGCGAGCAACAGTTAGCCCTAGCTAATAAGCAGCTACGATCGGCGGTGAAGATACAGGCGTGGTGGAGGGGCACGATGGTTCGCAAAGGGTTGGGGCAGTTCAAGCgcaagaagaaacagaaaccacCGAAGGCACCGAAAAAGGGCAAGAAGGGAAAGTAATCTCCCAACCGTATTTGCTTGGTTTATTTCCAAATCTTCTCCACACCTAATAGAGTCAGTTCTAGCAGGGTTACAGGTGTGCTTAAAATCTTACAACTAATTTGTGATTTTATGGATTTTCTATCATTACACCATCACTACTGAACAACAATATGGTACCATTTAACCGTATCCAAGAAATAAATCTTTACAGAAAACGTATCGTATAAAAAGTTTTGCAAATAACTTCAAAGCATCATTTATCACATTGCTTTTGCGATTTTCGTTGTAAAAATTAAGTCCCTAAAAGCGATCCGACACACGAGCATCCATGCAAACATCGGAAACATAATAATGATCCGGTTTTATGGATCCATTTTAACTGTGATTTGCAATGGGGAAGTGGTTACCTTGTCACGCAATCAGCTTAACTGCCAGTAGCCCATCGTAAAACTGTTTGCATTGGCTAACGTTCACACAGGTTGGACGTCACTGCAACGAAATCTGGTGCCTCGCAGCACGAGGTTTGCTAAGTACCGTTACAGCTGTGCTCACGGTTTGCCGGTACGATCGCGTTTGATCACTTTCATGTCATACGCCAGATACGccagctctcgctctcgccgaGATCTTCGCGATCGAGTGATGAGTAATTAGCGCGTTGCAATAATACGGAAATATTCACACACTCTACAGCTCCTACCGGGGGGAACTCAATATCTTTACCGCATCACTTGATCGGCTTGATTGCTCCTGTATGGCTGGGGCTCAAAAGGGAGCGTCATGAACGTGCGGGAGTCAATTATATTTAATGAAGGCCCTATGCAATGGCCTACACCTCGCTATATAGATGATTGCACGGTGTCGTCTTCAAGATCCATAGGACCCGGCCACCGTTGTTTCTTTGATTGTGCTACTGTTGGCACTACGTTATTAGCACCCCAGTGCTTACAACATTACGATCCGATCGGCCCGGGGATAGGTTAAAGGTGATACTTGGCATCACCATTAACGCGGGGGACTTCCTTTTTCCCTAAAACCATTTTACTATCTATTGTTTCTGCTGGGAAAACCTGGGTTTTACTGAGGATAGCACCTCTTCACCGTAGAACTTCCGTTCGGCGTTCTAATCGTATCAGGTGTTTCGTGTTCAGTTTCATTACCAGCGACAGTGAAAGCTTGATATCCCTTAGCCGAATGTCCGTATGGACACGATAGTGGCGAACTACATGGGTGAGCAGAATTTTGATCGAATTCCACGCAAACTTCATGCCAATGCAATTGCGCGGACCCGCACTAAACGGTATGAACGCGTACGGATGGCGCTCGGCACACCGTTCCGGTAGAAACTGGTCCGGATTGAACGTCTCAGCGTCCTCTCCCCAGACGCTCTTGTTGTGGTGCATCTTGAGAAACGGTATTAAGATCATCGTACCAGCCGGAATGGTGATGTCACAGACCTGGACCTCCTGTGCCGGCGCCCTGGCAATCGTGCCCGTAATCGGCAGATGGCGTAACGTTTCCTTCACAAACATCTCCATGTAGGTAAGCCGGGTAAGATCCTCGTACGAGATGGGCCCACTTGGACAGACGCTCATGACCTCCTGGTAGAGCTTTTCCTGTAGCTCTGGGAACATGCCCATCGTAAGGAAGCTATTGGCCATGGTTTGGGCGGACGTATCGTTACCACCAAAGATGAGCGtatcgatgtgctgctggaaACAGTCGTCATCGATTCGCAGTTGTGGATCGGCCGCCATTTCCTCCAGCCGATCGATGAACCTTCTAGCCTTTGGATATTCTTCGTTGTCATCCGGGGAGGCTTGAGGTGACTTGCATTCACTCTGAATCGCACGTCGCTTCTCCATAATCTATGGAACAGTATTTATGGTTAGTTATGAAATGATAATCTGCCACCATTCAAGATGCTCCAGTCTCCTCACTAACCTTACGCGACATCATTTTGAACTTTGCCATCCGCTCATTCTCCTCCCGATACGCGGATGTAAGTCTGTAGATGAACTCCGGGTGCAGCCAAACCTTATAGATACGCTCGAAGCAGTTTGTGAACATCCTTTAacggaaaatttgaaaaaaaaaacaatcatttccaaatccgaccatcggaacggaacgtgtcGTGGCAAGGAGCACTTACACAATCGCATTGTGGGTGTACTTATGAAGTACCGACTCATCCTGTTCTCCCAGCTCCACTCCGATCGATGTTTTCGTGATCGACAGGAGCGTATAGCGCGCAAGAAGATCATGGATGTCAAAGCATTCACCAGCCACAGCTCGCTCATTAAGATCGCGCGCAAACTGGGCCGCTTTGGTGTTCAAGATTGGCACGAAACTTTTAAGCACCGCTGGCGAGAAAGACGGGTTCAGCAGCTTCCGGTGGACACGCCAGGTATCGAGTGGTGCCGCGAACAGACCCTTGCTGAGCCGGAAGAAATCGTACATGTACGGTTTCTGGGAGCAGGCCGGTGAGTTGAGCACCTCCTGGACCATCTCCGGTCGATCGATGACCACCATCAGGAACGGTCCGAACCAGGCCCTCATCGGTGACGGTAGATGGTGCATCCTTTCCATCAGGTAACTGATCACCTCGAGCGGTCCCCTACCAAGAGCGACGAGTACGCTGCCGATCAGCGGATAATCGAACGGGCCCGGTATCCGATTGGCCAGCTCGTACAACCGTTTCCGCGATCGGCGGAAATTGATGTAGTACACCAGGGCGAACACACTCAGAAACACGAGCACTAGCATGATTACTGTTGCCGGATGCAAGAAGACACCAAAAACACTCTCTCCGACCTTACTTTCTGTATTTAGGACTGTACCAACCCTATACCAGATACACTAGTTGGTAAGAACACAGAGTGACGACGAATGAAACTGAATTCCTTTCAGGCGATCGCTTTTATACCGCACAATTCGCAGCCGGAGAGGGGGAGGTACGAACCGTAGCTTAAGGCAGCATCCCGCGGCCGTTGCGTGTGATGTGGTGTGCGTTTTATGGTATGGCATCGCCTCCACACCGTGAATCGTTGATCGTCGTACGCTGAACCCGCGGGTCACGGATACCTTGCAGGTAGTTAGTAACTGTTTTAACTCCCCATAGCCGATTGAGATCAATTAGAGTACAGCTACGGAAGGTGCATTGTTATGTCTATGCGAAATGTTGCTAACAGCTACGCCTGTCCACTGTTCGCAAATCGCGGATTATGAGAACACAGTTTAATACATTTTGATACAAACGTGTGACGTGCATTGGTATGTTTGATTTAACGGTATCGTAACAAGCATGggaatttcaatttctctGGGAAGATGGAGGGAAGCgagagcaaaagcaaagcaactGACCAGTAACTGATAATTGTAGCTCCAGTTACTTAATCGCAACTGCAACAATCGTTCCTGGCGCTGTTATCACAGTGACGCTAATAAAGGGCGGGAATTACTACATTTTACGGGATGCATTTATTCAAATAATGTAATCcaaaataatttttaaaatgaGACCGAACAAGAAGTGCCTTTAAACATCGTAAAAGTATAGCGATATCACTAGCTCTCTCCTACATCATGTCCATATAACCCATTTTACACGCGTGGCGCATCACGGCCGTTATACGCCGATTCACCGGCTCCCCACCAACGGTGAGCGTACAGCGTCGGAACTCCTCGGAATGCACATCCTGCTCGAACGATGCCCCAGCATTGGCACACTCCTCCATGGGGCTCATCATCCAGGGTATAAAATTCAGCGCCACCATTGCACCGTACAGTGCGAAGCGAGCAAAGTGTTGCCGAAACTGATCCTCCCGGTACGGTGCCAACCGTTCATCCGTCTCCGGACACTGCAGGATCTCGCAGAGGGTCCGCATCAGCTGGCGATGGTAGCGCGTGAGCAGCTCATCCCAGAACCGTTCCCGCAGTTCGGGCGTCATGTTCATGTACATGAAAAACGACAAATCCAGAGCCGGCGATCCGTAACGATTTTCCTGGAAATCGATCATCAGCACCTCAACCGGCCGATCGTCAACGTACCGGAACAGCACATTATTCCGGTTATAGTCACCGTGCAGGATCACCGAGTAGATCGGATCACGCTCGAGGAACCGTTGCATCAGCAGCGACTGCTTCGGACCGTACTTGGTGCGCAGGGTGTCAACGCAACACCGGAACCGATCACTTTCCAGCTCGTGCGGGTTAGCGTCGACGTAATTGAAGAGACGCTCGGCCGCTAGCCGAAACACGACGTCGTAGCTTTCGAAAAACACTTTCCCATCCTGGAGGAAGTTTAGCGGGATGATCTTCTCGACGAGCTGCTCCAACGTCTGCGGATCTCGTATGCGCATCGCATAGGAACAGGCGTGATACTTGGCAATCACTTCGGCCATAAGCGTGAGATGTGCCTCGTCCAGATCGAGCCTCGGTCCGGTACG is a window of Anopheles aquasalis chromosome 2, idAnoAquaMG_Q_19, whole genome shotgun sequence DNA encoding:
- the LOC126577939 gene encoding uncharacterized protein LOC126577939 encodes the protein MEAQIEFIKTELVRRVLAENACFRGLNVISCELTTPKQLDGFMSTIHQLVLVARADSNRDEESTIRLLVKVMKGTDTFRKQNLGHVLFPNEINIYANVLPAFDRFLEQSGSGLRPSEWCPRTYLSDQGHFPGYSSSFETFLVMENVTPRGFRTGPRLDLDEAHLTLMAEVIAKYHACSYAMRIRDPQTLEQLVEKIIPLNFLQDGKVFFESYDVVFRLAAERLFNYVDANPHELESDRFRCCVDTLRTKYGPKQSLLMQRFLERDPIYSVILHGDYNRNNVLFRYVDDRPVEVLMIDFQENRYGSPALDLSFFMYMNMTPELRERFWDELLTRYHRQLMRTLCEILQCPETDERLAPYREDQFRQHFARFALYGAMVALNFIPWMMSPMEECANAGASFEQDVHSEEFRRCTLTVGGEPVNRRITAVMRHACKMGYMDMM
- the LOC126580399 gene encoding dynein regulatory complex protein 9-like, which gives rise to MCDLSMPKFHSTESSESEDVTDTTTRASTAESNSQLGPKAVFNEMESAMINIIIEEATYKLIVINRDGDKTSAPIVRKPPMHVRFDPSYKNQLLSENMVVDQAMGKMILVKLQNDVSNLRKLLSDTHTEMAEFGSFETLQTFMDNDIQSEQEELILIRDSILNEKKLKSLQTQLEGVNRECKNVLKHLDDEIFDLETKVKDARIENEVKSKLVQQWERTRHEQARIIIQSKENELLSSSKQTKDNIDRELRLKMEIDVYINYCIDQISEKIAFWTDKYQREIKALDAQIAEHRDKIVNLKVQFEEMTILFKHREKDLKICAEFMKEREQQLALANKQLRSAVKIQAWWRGTMVRKGLGQFKRKKKQKPPKAPKKGKKGK
- the LOC126580383 gene encoding cytochrome P450 4C1-like, whose translation is MLVLVFLSVFALVYYINFRRSRKRLYELANRIPGPFDYPLIGSVLVALGRGPLEVISYLMERMHHLPSPMRAWFGPFLMVVIDRPEMVQEVLNSPACSQKPYMYDFFRLSKGLFAAPLDTWRVHRKLLNPSFSPAVLKSFVPILNTKAAQFARDLNERAVAGECFDIHDLLARYTLLSITKTSIGVELGEQDESVLHKYTHNAIVMFTNCFERIYKVWLHPEFIYRLTSAYREENERMAKFKMMSRKIMEKRRAIQSECKSPQASPDDNEEYPKARRFIDRLEEMAADPQLRIDDDCFQQHIDTLIFGGNDTSAQTMANSFLTMGMFPELQEKLYQEVMSVCPSGPISYEDLTRLTYMEMFVKETLRHLPITGTIARAPAQEVQVCDITIPAGTMILIPFLKMHHNKSVWGEDAETFNPDQFLPERCAERHPYAFIPFSAGPRNCIGMKFAWNSIKILLTHVVRHYRVHTDIRLRDIKLSLSLVMKLNTKHLIRLERRTEVLR
- the LOC126581759 gene encoding 15-hydroxyprostaglandin dehydrogenase [NAD(+)]-like, with the protein product MDLKDKAALVTGAATGLGRAISEELLKHGVKVLICDLDSDAGMLTVEQLEKQYGSRVLFRYCDVTDCSQFEEAFEYATSTFQKVDIVINNAEIMNDNFWELEVDVNLNGVIRGTLLAQKFMGKPNGAGGLLVNIGSSVSVTPQLCTPIYTATKHAILGLTKAVGDPFHYNSTKLRAFAYCPGPMESSSSHKKRFMLPAYDKAKDHDMTGVQLQTVEHVAKELIPLLKKAQTGSIWMVDGGKPAKEIPFSSLG